A single Candidatus Thalassolituus haligoni DNA region contains:
- a CDS encoding DUF3426 domain-containing protein codes for MATHVTRCPHCQTSFRVRDEHLAIAKGNVRCGSCLQVFNALNHLVNPVAGATNTAAPTHKPTPAEPAIAAKPASPKPTAQAPTSSTATSTNTPPPATAIPAEVHDDFDSVNLESQQEVSSDELFDNLFGSADDDNLDDNNSGFLDKAIFDSLNGDDTSPPEAEDRQLDDDDLLIHDEMDSIGEPHDGDESISDDPFADLGLRAPEHIDRPAPGSGLEIDDSLINLDSMDNHPLSYDVSKPENIEEEEDDDEAWARALLDDDSPPEEITRELGLVTTRSEEAQFKRPAATVAIPENAEDDEPPSANKTPISFALADEQPEDQSNTDYRADNGLPPGFGQPPRHQQLTGNIQATPLQLDAEKQKRAKTGWLVATVALLVLLAGQVLYFNFDQWARTPSWRPVYQSLCSVFGCRLPHVQDVRSMSTRNLVVRSHPAIANALVVDTLILNNSEFDQPFPDLALIFRDLNENVIASRQFTPAEYLAGEVAGQSSMPSKTPVHVALEILDPGQNAVSYAVQLVDNQ; via the coding sequence ATGGCCACGCATGTGACTCGCTGCCCACATTGCCAGACCAGCTTTCGCGTCCGCGACGAACACCTCGCGATTGCGAAGGGGAATGTCCGCTGCGGCTCTTGCTTGCAAGTCTTTAATGCGTTGAATCACCTTGTGAATCCAGTTGCAGGGGCGACAAATACAGCGGCTCCGACGCACAAGCCGACGCCAGCCGAACCGGCAATCGCTGCCAAACCAGCCAGTCCCAAGCCCACCGCTCAGGCTCCGACGTCCTCAACAGCGACAAGTACAAACACCCCACCACCCGCCACAGCCATACCAGCCGAAGTTCACGATGATTTTGATTCCGTCAATCTTGAATCCCAGCAGGAAGTATCCTCCGACGAGCTGTTCGATAACCTGTTTGGCAGTGCCGACGATGATAATCTGGACGATAACAACAGTGGTTTTCTCGACAAGGCTATCTTCGACAGTCTGAATGGCGACGACACCAGCCCCCCGGAAGCGGAAGACCGCCAGCTTGATGACGATGACCTGCTGATCCACGACGAAATGGACAGCATCGGCGAACCACACGATGGCGACGAGAGCATCTCAGACGATCCGTTTGCGGATCTGGGGTTACGTGCTCCCGAACATATTGATCGCCCAGCCCCCGGATCCGGTCTTGAAATTGACGATTCGCTGATCAACCTCGATTCCATGGATAACCATCCGCTCAGTTACGACGTCAGCAAACCGGAAAACATCGAGGAAGAGGAAGATGACGACGAAGCCTGGGCCAGAGCGCTGCTTGATGACGACTCACCACCGGAAGAAATTACCCGTGAGCTTGGTCTGGTTACCACTCGCAGCGAGGAAGCACAATTCAAACGCCCCGCCGCCACCGTCGCCATACCAGAAAATGCGGAAGACGACGAACCTCCTTCCGCAAACAAAACACCCATCAGCTTCGCCCTGGCTGACGAGCAACCAGAAGACCAGAGCAATACCGATTACCGCGCTGACAATGGCTTGCCTCCCGGCTTTGGACAACCGCCTCGTCACCAGCAGTTGACAGGTAACATTCAGGCAACCCCGCTGCAACTGGATGCTGAAAAGCAAAAACGGGCCAAAACCGGTTGGTTGGTCGCCACCGTAGCGTTGCTGGTGTTGCTGGCCGGTCAAGTGCTGTATTTCAATTTTGACCAGTGGGCAAGAACTCCGAGCTGGCGTCCGGTATACCAGTCGCTCTGTTCCGTATTTGGTTGCCGTTTGCCACATGTTCAGGATGTGCGTTCCATGTCGACCCGTAACCTGGTGGTGCGCTCCCACCCGGCCATTGCCAATGCTTTGGTGGTCGATACACTGATATTGAACAACTCTGAATTTGACCAGCCATTTCCTGACCTGGCATTGATATTCAGGGATTTGAACGAAAATGTTATTGCCAGCCGCCAGTTTACGCCGGCGGAATACCTCGCCGGAGAAGTTGCCGGTCAAAGCAGCATGCCCAGCAAAACGCCAGTACACGTCGCGCTCGAAATTCTTGATCCAGGGCAAAATGCTGTCAGCTATGCCGTGCAACTGGTGGATAATCAATAA
- the yacG gene encoding DNA gyrase inhibitor YacG produces the protein MSESHITTKGQSAANDAVLAVNCPTCQKSVPWTSASLFRPFCCERCKLIDLGEWASESHRITGNDDDNDLMSEDAQY, from the coding sequence ATGAGTGAATCCCATATCACCACCAAAGGCCAGTCGGCCGCCAACGATGCGGTACTCGCAGTCAACTGCCCCACCTGTCAGAAATCCGTTCCCTGGACATCCGCCAGTCTGTTTCGGCCATTTTGTTGTGAGCGCTGCAAACTGATCGATCTGGGCGAATGGGCCAGCGAATCGCACCGAATTACCGGTAATGATGACGACAACGACCTGATGTCAGAAGACGCACAGTACTGA
- the fis gene encoding DNA-binding transcriptional regulator Fis, whose protein sequence is MNTQAYIKKVDTVTEPAEQHIRLETPVASNQTLRDSVEKALQNYFDQLDGQEVAGIYDMVLSEVEVPLLETVMKYTRDNQTKASVVLGLNRGTLRKKLKQYGML, encoded by the coding sequence ATGAACACCCAAGCATATATCAAGAAGGTTGATACGGTGACCGAACCAGCAGAACAGCACATCCGATTGGAAACACCCGTGGCGTCAAACCAGACCCTGCGTGACAGTGTCGAAAAAGCGTTACAGAACTATTTCGACCAGCTTGATGGCCAGGAAGTGGCCGGTATCTACGACATGGTCCTGTCGGAGGTGGAAGTGCCACTACTCGAAACCGTCATGAAATACACCCGCGACAATCAAACCAAGGCCTCTGTTGTGCTTGGTCTGAACCGTGGCACACTGCGCAAGAAACTCAAGCAGTACGGCATGCTCTAA
- a CDS encoding copper chaperone PCu(A)C, whose product MSRRDLIRPLSTRSQPVPFVRCGFYWLRLVSLVLGAALGAVSAYGQTETGSGTGNTGSVSTMKISDAIVRAPIPGRSMSAAFLTLKNSGSGPDRLLSAKADWADHIEIHTHTHANGVMKMRQIDGLDVPAGQTVTLQPGGLHLMLFGLQQPLPAVIGKELPLTLCFLHSGCLLTAATLVDMRQ is encoded by the coding sequence ATGAGCCGTCGCGACTTGATTCGCCCGTTATCGACCCGAAGTCAGCCAGTACCTTTCGTCCGTTGTGGTTTTTATTGGTTACGGTTAGTCAGCCTGGTGTTGGGGGCGGCACTGGGTGCTGTGAGCGCATATGGACAGACTGAGACCGGTAGTGGGACTGGCAACACTGGATCCGTCAGCACTATGAAAATCAGCGATGCCATTGTGCGTGCCCCGATTCCTGGACGTAGCATGAGTGCAGCGTTTCTGACCTTGAAAAACAGCGGCTCCGGGCCGGATCGCTTGCTGTCGGCCAAGGCTGACTGGGCGGATCATATTGAAATTCACACGCATACCCACGCTAACGGTGTGATGAAAATGCGTCAGATCGACGGCCTGGATGTGCCTGCAGGGCAAACCGTCACCTTGCAACCGGGTGGTCTGCATCTGATGTTGTTCGGTTTACAGCAACCCTTGCCTGCAGTCATCGGCAAAGAGCTGCCACTGACGCTGTGTTTTTTACACAGTGGTTGTTTGTTAACCGCAGCCACTCTGGTGGATATGCGTCAATAA
- the dusB gene encoding tRNA dihydrouridine synthase DusB yields the protein MPTIGKYTLTSPAVLAPMAGVTDLPFRRLCRHLGAGLVVGEMIAANPDLRATRKSRQRLDHSGEPEPVAIQIAGGDPESLAECARYSVAHGAHIVDINMGCPAKKVCNKAAGSALMKDEGLVRDILQAVVEAVDVPVTLKMRTGWEPEHRNADVIATLAEELGIQSLAIHGRTRACGYKNTVEYDTIRAIKQSVSIPVFANGDITSPQKAVEVMDYTGADGVLIGRAAQGNPWIFRQINHFLATGAEPQAPRPDEIYNTLRDHLQALYAFYGDYLGLRIARKHVGWYLANQPGGEQFRRQFNQLNSIDEQGHAVRQFFLGIRNSREIAA from the coding sequence ATGCCCACAATTGGTAAATACACGCTAACCAGCCCGGCCGTGCTGGCACCGATGGCGGGGGTGACTGACCTTCCATTTCGTCGCCTGTGTCGACATCTCGGCGCTGGCCTTGTTGTCGGCGAAATGATTGCTGCCAACCCCGACCTGCGCGCTACCCGCAAGTCACGGCAACGACTGGATCACAGCGGCGAACCAGAGCCGGTTGCTATCCAGATTGCCGGGGGGGATCCGGAATCACTGGCAGAATGTGCTCGTTACTCCGTGGCGCACGGAGCCCATATTGTCGATATCAACATGGGCTGTCCGGCCAAAAAAGTGTGTAACAAGGCCGCTGGCTCGGCACTGATGAAAGATGAAGGCCTGGTACGAGACATATTACAAGCCGTTGTCGAAGCCGTTGATGTCCCGGTAACGCTGAAAATGCGTACTGGCTGGGAACCTGAACATCGTAATGCAGACGTGATCGCAACGCTGGCGGAAGAACTCGGTATCCAGTCGTTGGCGATTCATGGCCGTACCCGTGCCTGCGGCTACAAGAACACCGTCGAGTACGACACCATTCGTGCAATCAAGCAGTCGGTGTCCATTCCGGTGTTCGCCAACGGTGACATTACCTCTCCACAGAAAGCGGTTGAGGTCATGGACTATACCGGTGCCGATGGCGTCTTGATCGGTCGTGCAGCCCAGGGAAATCCCTGGATTTTTCGGCAAATCAATCATTTTTTGGCCACCGGAGCAGAGCCGCAAGCGCCTCGGCCAGATGAGATTTACAACACCCTGCGGGATCACCTGCAGGCTTTGTACGCCTTTTATGGCGACTACCTTGGGCTACGTATTGCCCGCAAGCACGTTGGCTGGTATCTCGCCAACCAACCCGGTGGTGAACAGTTTCGCCGCCAGTTCAATCAGTTGAATTCCATCGACGAACAAGGACACGCCGTTCGTCAGTTTTTCCTGGGGATCAGGAACTCGAGGGAGATTGCAGCATGA
- the prmA gene encoding 50S ribosomal protein L11 methyltransferase: protein MSQWVQLRIQAKAAQVDACENALLALGALSVTLQDNADQPILEPELGTTPLWDDTQLIGLFDADTHTAAIVEQFPLMFAAEGGVGSVDLLWEQVEDKDWVRAWMDTYKPMQFGPRLWVCPSWCQPPQPDAVNLLLDPGLAFGTGTHPTTALCLRYLDEHIKGGEEVVDFGCGSGILGMAALLLGARTMTGIDIDPQALTATRDNAQRNDIRSDRFEVYLPQHTPAVQADITVANILAGPLNELAPQLAQLTRSGGKLALSGLLSHQADDVIQRYNEWFVMDTPKQQEDWVIISGTRR from the coding sequence ATGAGCCAATGGGTTCAATTACGAATTCAAGCCAAAGCAGCGCAAGTAGATGCTTGTGAAAACGCCCTGCTGGCTCTGGGTGCCTTATCCGTTACCCTGCAAGACAATGCCGACCAACCAATTCTCGAGCCTGAACTGGGCACCACCCCCCTCTGGGATGACACCCAGCTCATTGGCCTGTTTGATGCCGACACTCATACCGCTGCAATCGTGGAGCAGTTTCCCTTGATGTTTGCCGCTGAAGGCGGTGTTGGAAGCGTCGATTTGTTATGGGAACAGGTCGAAGACAAGGACTGGGTCAGAGCCTGGATGGACACTTACAAGCCCATGCAGTTTGGCCCGCGCTTGTGGGTGTGCCCAAGTTGGTGTCAGCCACCACAACCGGATGCCGTCAACCTGCTGCTTGACCCTGGCCTGGCTTTTGGCACCGGTACGCACCCGACCACCGCGCTGTGTTTGCGCTATTTGGATGAGCATATAAAAGGTGGTGAAGAGGTTGTCGATTTTGGTTGTGGCAGCGGCATTCTTGGTATGGCAGCGCTGTTACTGGGTGCCCGTACAATGACAGGTATCGACATCGATCCCCAGGCACTGACCGCCACCCGCGACAATGCCCAGCGTAACGACATCCGTAGTGACCGTTTCGAGGTGTATTTACCACAACACACACCTGCGGTTCAGGCCGACATAACGGTCGCCAATATTCTGGCCGGGCCACTCAACGAACTGGCCCCTCAGCTGGCCCAACTGACGCGCTCCGGTGGCAAGCTGGCCCTTTCCGGGTTGCTCTCCCACCAGGCAGACGACGTTATTCAGCGTTATAACGAGTGGTTTGTGATGGATACACCAAAGCAACAGGAAGATTGGGTTATTATCTCTGGAACCCGTCGCTAG